acgatgcgtgaaatgacaatgagcggtgctaggtgtgccctaacgcggcagtaggtggtaccggcgaagggggggaacatccgggaaagtattcccgatgtttcgcgttttcggacagacggaccagaggggaaaagctccatgttcgctatgctaggaacatgtggctgacaaacggactacgtattcggatttgtctcgtcgttctgagcaactttcatgtacaaagtttttccatccgagctacggtttattttatattcaattttaaagatttaaatcatttttagaatttaataaattaatttaattcaaaatttaattaatgcatcagcatgacgtcagcagtcaacgttgaccgttgacctggtcaacctgacaggtgggtcccacctgttaggggctgttagctaattaattaggttaattagttattagtttaattaatcttaattaattaatattaacaggattaattaagttaaataattatcttaattaattatctttactatttagttatttattattattattattattaatttaatttttttaaatcatttattattattattaaaacgttctctgggcggggcccatgtgtcataggcccTGGGGGCCTTATCGAGCACACGGGCGCGGGTGGGCGCCGGGACGTGCGGGTGGGGCGCCCGAACTGGACGCAGCCAGTCGGGGCCACGGCGAGGGGAAAAATGCCAGCGCGGTACTGGCGTGGCAGCGGCGAGGCCACAGGGGATgagcagggcggcgggcggcgtggagCTCCGGCGGGAGGCAGAGGCGAGCActggggcggcgccggagggcgcGGGAAGCAACGGTCGACGGCAGGCGGGGCACAGCCGCGCGTGGAGGGGGGAGTGGTCGTGGCCGAGCCAGACGGGCACGGCCCCGACGCTCTGGTCGCGGCGGTGGCTAGGACCAGCAGGGAGGCGAGCGGGACAGGTGCGGGAGGGGGCCGGAGTGGCCAGAGTGGCGCGGTGCGCGCGGGCGGCGGTAGCGGCCGCGGTGATGAGCGCGAGCGCGCGCACAGGCGGGGTcgcgcgagggagagagagggagcgagggcGCGCGGagacgagcgcggcggcgaggctcACATTGGGGcgtagggaacggggcagtgggtgtcgaggtgggggacggggacgacggcgtcgaTGCAGAAGAGGCAGACCGGCGAGGgagcgctccggtgaggccgtccgacgaggagctccggcggcgacggcgtcctggCGCGGGGTCGGCggtctcctctcgatcccgatccaaatcgggggagaggggggagatattttgcgggggggggggggggagtgtgggGGGGTTCGGGGTCcagggggttaagggagtgggtgggctggccggctgggcctggtgggttggcccagttgggccacggtccagggtatttttttgtattttctttcttttatgtattttcttttctgttttaaatcattttaaattatctaggcattttataaaaatgtgtttattacaccatatttacttatgcaaaatatggcacctcccgaacatttttgttttaaattttgaaaaacttttatcgttgacattaatttgaatttgaatttttaaacggtttgacctaacggtagattagcaaagtaaccgtggtgacgtggcactaTTTGCGTGGGATTtatgtagcttgattatccgggcgttacaaggcTGAATATaaaggatatggtggaaagaaggcATTGGCACATGGAGGATGGTGTGCATTGTAGGCTCTGCCCCTGCAGGTTCGAGAGACCAGGGATCAtcttttcttcaactgcaatttcagtgTTCATGTCTGGAATTACCTGTAAATTGATTGGCCTGCAGGGAACTCTATGTCTGATGTGGTTATTCAGGCTAGGAATGATTTTGACAAGCCTTTTTTCTCAGAAGTGGTGTTCACTGCATGTTGGAACATCTGGATCATTCGAAATGCCAAGGTTTTCAGAAATGAGAGGGCTAGATTTTATAAATGGCGTGCTGCTTTTAGGCATGATATCTCTTTGTTGCAATATAGGATTAAATCTGCCTACGAGGATGACCTTCTCAAGTGgatctctttcctccccccttaaGGCTTAGTGTAGTAAGGCTTTTATGCCCCCCTCCTCTCCTTTTAGTTTAGCTTATTTTTCTAGATTACTCCTTGTAATCAGCTTTTGTATCTTGTTACTTTGTTTAATAAaggttttgatatgctgtggggttTGCCCACAGTTCCCAGTAAAAAAAAATTGTTATTTATTGAGGAGGCGAAGATGACgggtgaagaaaaagaaaaagggaagtGATTTATAATGGTAAAAGAAGTTGGCGATGATGTCTCATGTGCATAATAAGCATCGTAAAAGATATCATTGGTGTTTAAACACTAGATGTATATGCACGGGCAATGGCctatttttttttagaaaacatCTATGACTGATGCTATTTAATCAATGAAGAGACGTATTTGACTTAAAAAAGAAACTACCACCATACACCACAATGGGCCGACTCTTTTAAGACGCAGAATGGTTTTTAACGGACCCAGCCCAGTGGAGATGGCAACAAAACCATACTACGCGGTGCCGCTAACCCAACATTATTCCATGGCCGTCAAGCCCAAACCCGCAACCTCCgcttgcctcgccgccgccgtccatggagACCTCAAAATCGCCGGCGCGGCCCTTCTCGCCGCCGCGGGAGCCCTCCGCGGCGACGGTGCTGCTGTGCCCTTGCCTGGTGCTCCTTATCCTCGCCCTCATCGCCACATCTATCGCCCTCACGGTCCACTTCCGCCTCTATTGCCACTCCCCTGTCGGCCACCTCATCTCGCCCCACCGCTGCCCGCGCCACATCTGACCTCCGCCGCAATCAACCTCCGGGGTGAGGGTGCGGGCGCGGGCCTGCTTCCCAGCCGCGCGCTACCTCTACTTTCAGCGAGATCCCGTTCCCTCCACGCTGCGTCGCTGGCGTGGGGGGCCGACGCTCCGTTCCGACTCGCTGGGTCAAGATGCCTCTCGACCTCCACGtcctccgcctctgaagacgacgacgagggggGCTCGCCGCCGCAGGTGCCGTCGAGCCACCCGGAGCACGTGGGCCGCTTGTGCGCCGCCATCGCGGACGTCATCACCGCTGGCGCCGACGCGAACCTGGAGGCAGCGCTCTCCGCGCTGTCGCTGCCGCTCTCCGAGGCGCTCGTGATTGCTGTCCTCGACCGATTCAATCACGCACACAAGCCATCCCGCCGCTTCTTCCAGTGGGCCGCCGCATCTGGGGGGTTCGCACACACACCCGTCACCTACTGCAAGATGCTGCACATCCTTGGCAAGGCGAGGCAGTTCGAGACGATGGTTGCCCTAGTCCATGAAATGGGGAAGGCAGGCGCCCTTTGCATGGACGCCTTCAAGATTTCCATCAAGTcgttcgccgccgccggcgagatcaaGAATGCAGTTGGTGTGTTCGAGATGATGAGGGTGAACGGCTTTGATGATGGGGTGGAGTCGTTCAATTGCTTGCTATTCGCTTTGGCCCATGAGGGGCTGGGGAAGGAGGCAGCTCAGGTGTTCAGCAGAATGCATGAACGGTACACTCCGGACTTGCGCTCATACACAGCCATGTTGATGGCATGGTGCAATGGAAAGAACCTGGTGGAGGCTGGGCGGGTTTGGAATGAGATGCTGGAGAAGGGGATGAAGCCAGACGTTGTCGTGCACAACACAATGATTGAGGGGTTGCTTCGTGGGCAGAGGCGGCCTGAGGCTGTGAAGATGTTTGAGCTGATGAAGGCAAAGGGGCCTCCCCCAAATGTGTGGACTTACACAATGTTGATTCGAGACCATTGTAAGCGGGGAAAGATGGACATGGCAAAGCGGTGGTTTGAGGAGATGCAAGAGGATGGGTGCCAGCCGGATGTTGCTACCTATACGTGCTTGCTTGTGGGATATGGCAATGCAAAGCGAATGGATAGAGTGACTGCAATGTTGGAGGAAATGGCACAGAAGGGATGCCCCCCTGATGGCCGAACGTACAATGCGCTGATTAAGCTGCTCAAGAATAGGAATATGCCAGATGATGCAGTCAGGATATACAAAAAAATGATAAATAAGGGGCTTGAACCCACGATCCATACATACAACATGATGATGAAGTTGTATTTCCTTCGTGGGACGAACTATGCAATGGGTTGCGCAGTGTGGGACGAGATGCATCGGAAGGGGATTTGTCCTGATGTGAACGCATACACTGTGTTTATTAATGGTCACATACGACACGGCAGACCTGAGGAAGCATGTAAATTTATCGAAGAGATGATCCAGAAAGGGATGAAGGCTCCACAAATAGACTACAACAAGTTTGCTGCAGACTTCTCCAAGGCTGGGAAGCCGGACATATTGTTTGAATTAGCTCAGAAGGTGAAGTTTACAGGGAAATTTGATGAATCTAATGTGTTCCATCAGTGGGGAGAGAGAATGAGAAGTCGGGTCAAGCAGGCTGTCCCTAATCAGACTAGGAGCAGGACGTTGTAAGATTAAAGATGTTTGTAATTTTAGAATGTGCTCCTGCTATTTATGAAAGAGGTGCTATAGTTTCTCTGATGTTGTATAGTAATACTTTATTGAAGATTATGTCTCCTGTTTGTTAGACCTAAAATCTGCCCCAAGTCATGATTAAGTTCTAGTTTTTGTGAAACTCAGGTGAGCTGCACATCAAAGCATCATTTACTAGTGCCTCTGCAATTGTTTTGTAGGTACCGTAGTGGCCGAGTATGCACCTTACATTGGATCAATCATATATTTCTATCTTCCAGTGGCTCAACCACATCTTCCAATTTAATGATCTTAGATGCTTATGGTTGTGCTTGTTAAGCAGTATTAGTATTTAGACTAATATGGACCCCTAGACCGATACTGATACTCCTTAGCAGAGTGATGCTGATATGTAGGCTTAGACATTGGAACTAGCTGGAACTTAAGGGCTACATGCACCTGCTTGATGTCACCTAGCAATTTACACCCTTTTGAGTTTGAAGTTAACAAAAATCATCAAACAAGTTGACTTTGTTGTTTTGGGTGCACGTTCACTGCATATTCCGCAGAGAAATATATAACCAAATTATATGTAGCTTGAtggatgcatatgcatgcttgtagCCATGTAGAAAGTTAGAAATAATGCATGCTTAAGGTGTCATCATGGTGTTTAGCGGAAGTTCTTTCTCGATGCTATCTTGTAGCGAAATATGAGCCACTGTGACAAAAATTATTGCCACATGGTCCATACATTGCTCATATTTATTGAGTCCACTCTAATACAGTGATTTGAATCCCAGTATCACTCCTGTGAGTACGATTTCGTCCAGTTTTCTGCATTACTATCTCTTGTCTTAAATTTCTATCGAAGTGCTTTTTGCAAAGTAAAGCACCCCGACAAACCTATGGTCTTTCTGACAGGAACTGTTTCACGTTACATGTTATCAAGAATTTCAGTTAGGTTCAATAGTCCGTTCACCAACCTTCACTATTAATTGTCAAGATTATTCATGATCCGGCAGAAGCATTCTTACAGGTCAAGCAATATTGTATCAGCCTTTCAGGTTAAGGCATGCACTTGTGGCGTAAACTGCCAAAGAATTGTCCAAATTATACAGTCTATTGACTGCAGAATTATAGATGACACCGTTTTTGATCATTCTTGAAAACACTTGAAGCTTGTTGCTCTTTGAAGTTTCAACTTCTGAATTCTTCTTTATCATTGGTTACTTAATTAGTCTGAGATATATGTAAGGCGTGTAGCACATTTTGTTAAGCAAGATAGTTATCTATATGATTTTGTGAATTGCCGTATAGCTCCTTGTATGATATCCTTTAGGCATGTTTCTGTCAGTAGACCAGTTATCTGATTCTTTGTTGTTTCTGTTCTTAGACTATTGCAAATAGGACCAATTCATGATTGCCAAATGCTTAAAATCAGGAAAACGGTTGTCAAAGATATTGATTGCTCCATTGGCTTTTACCTAAATGATGGAATTTTGCAGCTATCTACAGCTTGGAAAGTGGATGACCGTCTGCTATCTTATATGGAGATGACATTCTTTTGATACTACTACAGTCTGGCAGTCTGCTGACCTAGTGATCTGAGATTTAGCTCCTTGTGGTTTATAACATCCCAATGTTGGTCCTTTCGGCGCTAGATCTGCATCTTTCTCTTCTCTACTAAATGCTATGGTGCAGATTACATATATTTCTTGCATGTAGACATTTTCTTTACTCATGCATCATGTAACAATTATTTATCACATCTTCTTATCCGTTTGTTACATGGTACCTGCTGTGTTCCATTAGCTGGATTTACATGAGGCCTTGTATCTTAATATGTCCCACAACACATGCTAGCCTTTTTGGTCTACCATGTGGTGAGTGCTTCCAACTTGGCACTTGGTTGGTATGAGGCATTagctaatatatactccctccgtccggaaatacttgtcaaaggaatggatgtatctagacatatcttagttttagatacatctatttttatccatttctccgacaagtattttgggacggagggagtactattgagCCCCCGTGAGTACTGCTGCACACTTATGTTTGGTGAATTCAATTTATTCTGATCCCCACTCTTAATTAAAATTCGAATCTGACAGGCAAGACTGCAGTGATCTAGATCTTGTTTTCTGTTCATATTATTCCTGCATTAATCTTCCCAGGACCATTTGGTTAgtaagagagaagaaaaagaaaatactgaGTGCGAGATCTTGTTTTTTCTTTTCATATTACTCCTACATTAATCTTGCAAGGCCATTTGTTGTACTACTACCATCCTTGTACAGATTGTGATATATCTGCTGGAGAAGCCTAACCTGGATGAGAGGATTGTCTCAACTcggattttgtgtgtgtgtgggagggaaTGGAGTACATGGATATTTTTCTGCTTGATTTGTAACACATACGCCTTTTTTAAATCTATTTCTAAGTGTTATGGGGTGGTGCCGTTTTTATGATTGTCTTAGTTATTTCTCTCCAGTTGCCCGTATAAAAGTTTTTTTGTTTTTGAGGAATCAAAAGTTGATCTTTTTTATAGCGCACGGAAGTGAATTCATACGCAgggactttttttcctttttcacaaAAAAACACACTATTATTTGAGCCTTTATTCACATTTGAGGCCTCCATGGCATAGTGAACTGTGCTAGACTGCAGCAACTGTAATTTtcaactttactataaaaatatatttatttatatGAATAGTTTACAACTGATGGAATTGGTTGAACATTGCCCCCGGCAATACAGTATGTGCAGTATTCATTGAATGCTAATTACAAGCTGCTGCTGCTCCTGGCTACGCCTGGATGCATTCCTTCTTCTTTGCTCCTGCAGAAGCAGGGGAAGAGAGAAGATATATGAGCACTTCAGTCAACCACACCATGTTCCTAGGAATGACAGTCAGACTGACCTCAAGCAGCTGATGCAACCGGTACTGGCGCCGCCCGTGCTGAATCATGCAGATCACCCTCATGACGGCGTAGAGCGGCAGCAAGATCCCCGCGGCCCGAAGAATGTACATCTGCAATGCAAAACCACTCAGCTGTTAGTTTCTTTGCCATCTGATCGATCTGTTAATAGTTTGTTACTCTGTTCTCTTCTTTTCAGATCGAAGCGCGCCGACGAATGTGGCGGCTCACTCACCGTGAGGAGGCTGAACGCACAGTGCTCCGCGGCCTCGATGGTCACCACGGCGATGAGATGCCACACCAGCAGTATGATGGTGAACTGCGTGCACAGAAGTTTCAGAGAGATCAGAACCCAGGTGACAGACAGACACCACGCAGCAAAGCATGAAGCTGACAAAGTGAAAATATGGTTCAGTTTGCTGCCAAGCCGACGGCTCGTACCGTTATCGCCAACGGTCGGCACCACGAGCAGCCGACGGCGTCCGGGCCGTCCATCGGCCCGTCTGACGGCGCATACTGCATGCCCTGGTGCCCGtccagctcctcctcctcatcctcatcctcgctGCATGAGAAATCGACAAGTACAGCGTCAGTCAATCAGGCAACGTTCAGTTGATGGACGGTACACCGTCTGGTGGTTGCTGCACTCTGCTCTGCCGTGCGGGCAAAGAGACGATCGACGGGGCGGCAACGTGGGGGCAGCGTCGCATTAGCTGGAGCCAAACGGTGGGCCGGGCTGGACTGGACTGGACTGGATGGGCATTGACATTGCCGGTTTGGTGAGATTTGGAGTTTTGGACGCACGCCTTTGACAGGAGACCTCCCTCTCGCCAACGCAAAGCAACAGCCCACATGTACAGGTCAGTATTCTTCTGGCTGTCTTCTCTCTTTCGTCTTGGGCATCAACACGGGATCACAGAGGATCAATTGGTGCTTACCACCTACCGGGTGTCGCCGTGTCGGGGCCGTCGTACGAAAGGCGTCGTCGCCGACCGGCGACACATTTTTGCGGTGCTGGTGCTACTGGGTTCCTTTCTTGCTCTACTACAGCAAGTAGCCTCGCTTGGATCTTACTACTAGCACATTGATGATCCGAATCCCGTGGTCCCTGAGCGGCCTAGATCGTAAGGTATACCTGCCCCGTGGGGCCTGGGAATggatggaattaagctgatgaggcCGACCTGGGGGGTGGGTATCTACCTGCCATTTAAAAATGATCAATGGCGACAGATCTCATCAGCAACCTCTCCCTGGTGGTTAGCATACCCACCCTGATTGCCTTCGCATGATTAGTTGCTGTTCTGAAAAGAATGTGGTACCTAATCATATGTATGGGCATGACATTAGTGCTGCTACGCTACTGGAGATAAGACCGCTGCatcatatacatacatatatactcgCCAGCTAGCTATGCCTTTGGTGGGAGTGGGATTGGCTGGCCTTATCCTAGACCTAGAGTGCGTATCTGATCCATCCATCCTTCAGATTGAATTGACAATGCAACAGTTTTCCCGTTCGtctgttttgtactacatcatagTAATGAGAGAGGGGTGGGGCCTACCTGACAGTAACCAGCACCTCAACGGCCGGAGCTTTCTTGGGAGGGACTGTGTAGCCTGGCTCGAAACCCTGTCAACAAAAGGATTATTAACTTAATGAGAACACCAAAGATGAGGACACTTTATACGGCTCGAAACCCTGTCAACAAAAGCATTAACTCGATGAAAATACTGCTCCTACTAAAGATGAAGGCACTTTATATACATGGAGTGTGCTGTAATGGACAACAGCAAGTCCTTGCTGCGAAAGCTGGGCAGAGGATATTATTATACACGAGGACGTTGCACCAGCACAAGCTGTTGATTGATTATTACACGAAAAGGCTAGAGCGAGCTACTTTGTTCCTCCTCAAAGGCTTCTATTGCTTCGCGTGTACAGAATCAAGTACCACATGTGGACACTTGATTAGGATTATGTATGAAATCATAAAACAGAGTTAGTGGGCGCCTGCCCCACAAGGCCACACCTTAGCTTTCGGCCACCTCTAATAAgatcacatttcatggacgggctAGCAACGGGACGAAATGAATGATGCGATCGCAATTGGACCCTGGGCGATACAATCCCCACAAGAAATCGAGGAGCGTGCGGAAATGGCGAACCAACCTGAAGGCAAATCTCGCAGAGGGTGCTCCCCTTCTCGTCGCACCACCTCTGCACACACCCCCTGTGCGCATACTGCATACATGCATGAACAAAACATGTCGATTAGACGCGATAAGAACACCAACATGGACGATCGCCCAAGAGAATAGATTAGCATGCCAGCAGTTAACTGACACAAGGCTAGGCAAGGGAGAGATGACGATCCGTGTATGTACCTTGAGAGAGCCGGAGCATGCGCAGGGAGACTCCATTGCCGCGCAgctctcgtcctcctcctcgtggcAAATCCTGCACTGCCTCATGGCGTAGAAAGAGGAGGcgtaggaggaagaagaagagaggccgtCCTGCTGCTCCATCGGTTCGTCTCTTGCTTCCAATTCAATGGCGGTCATAGCTAtcctttcttttcctctctctttcCGTTCTTGTAAGCCGTAAGGGGTGGGGTTTAAATAGGCACCAAAAGGCAAAGAGCAAAATCCAAATGCTGTGACGTGCGCCCACCACCTAATGCTTACCAACCACTGTTGGGAGGGAAAGAGAGAGACGGTGCCCTCTGTTCCTTCGGTGAACCAGCTGCTGTTAGCCTATCATATGCAATTATGGGAACCTAACCAATTGGCCGCTGTTAGGCGCGTAACCTTTGGCTTTTAAAATTCTGCTCTCTGGTGGATGCCACCAGCTACCATTTACACCGAATTGAGTACACAGGCTCTCTCTCTTTGTACGGTTAGATTTTTTTTTTTGGAGGATCTTTGGAAGAGAAATTCCCTATATGGCCTTTGTTTATGGTGCCAATATAAAATTTATTTGAGCCGTCCATTCATGAGATCATGGGCTCATAATGTTTGGCTGTCATTTTACTCTTTATTCGTCGCGTGTCATCATTGGCTCGATTCAAACACACCATCTCTTCTAATTAGGGCGCGTGCAATGGTGCTATGTTAGCAATGCCGCCTAGGATAATTGTTTAGTTAGAAGAGAAAAAAAAAAGGGCTTGTCTTCTCTTAGCTAAGTGATGATCTCTTTTTTTTAGAACCTGATGATCTCTTACTTGGTATGACTAGTAATCGTGTAAGTGCAATGCACGTTATATCAGAGAAGATATTAAATGTATTACACATTATATTAGGAAAAATATTGATTACACGTTAACATTAGGTAGAATATAATTACCATGTTATATTAGAAGATAATAATTGCATTGCATATTGATATTAGGAAAGATATTGATTGCACGATAATATCAGGTAGAATATAATTACCATGTTATATTAGAAAATATATTAATTGCATTGCATATTGATATTAGGAAAGATATTAATTGCACGTTAATATTAGGTATGATATAATTACATGGTTAGCACCGAATGCTAAAGACCGGAGCAACATAGACAATTGGATAGACGCATTTGAATAGGTGAGATGTATTGGATTGCCGCAACTCACTCTTTTTATTTTCATACATATAAGATAATTCTATCTATGGTACTAGATGTCATCTCTTAGCTGTTTTAAAGTTGTATgaaaattgagacacttattttggaacggagggagtactttttttagtttaattttaatGTGAGTGGATTTTTTTACACACGGGCTCCATGGAGCCCAAAATTTTCAATCATTCAAAAATCAACTTTTAaagtttaaaaaaactgaaataatgcGCAAGTACTTGTAAATGCATACTGGATGTGTGTGAAATTTCATCATGAAATACGGTTTTATGTGGTTTGCACAAAATAATCATGTAATTTTATAGAGAATAATACTTGTGCTAGAAATAAGTGATTTTGTCATTTCTGTGTAATTCGCATAAAAAAGTATTTTGTCATTAAAATTAGCGGACAAataatatacatccatatgtatatGTGTATTTTTTCAGAACTTTTTAAAACTTAAATTTAAATTTTGAAGTTTTTAAGTAAAGGGAGCTCAAGCTCCATTGGGCATTTCTGAATTCTAATCATCCTCATATTTAGAAGCATGTTTTCGTTTTCTTTGGATgacatttttttttgaaaggaggaagacccccggcctctgcatctggatgatgcatacaaccattttattaattattcacaaagaccttacaaagtagtacatcgGTAAGTCTAAAGCCACCATCTTAACATATGTTGCTACttctatccacttgatgaaggggtgccgatagtccgagcctaataccaaacagacctcgcacctAAGCCTAACATTTAAAACCGGAGACCCCAGCCAAGCCATATACCTGGTCTGGGGTAcataccagtccggcgcactctcaGAGGCCACCGCCACCGTCTTCCATCGatccgtcttcagagcagataatgGCGCCACGACCTTGCCAggtctgccatcgacgccaccacggcacCTAACAGCGCCATCCTCCTGCACGAGTCCGTCTAGACACATCGAACGTCGAgactccactgcgccacgccgccaaGATCCACAGTCGTCGATGCGTaagatgaaacaccgctccaccaaagatgtTGTCCGATGGTTCCTCGAGTCCATGCACACCTCCAAGACTGACGCCCCCACGGGGGAAACGACGCAAGAGCGTTGCCGTCATCCGATCTATCGATCTAGGGTTTCTCCCGGAGGTAACAGATAGAGGTCTGGAACTTCTCCATGGCGATGTCTTCAAGAAGAGAACGACACAGAAGAGCGCCACCATCGCTGGCCTTGGCATCTAGCCGAGCGCAAGGTTTTCACCCAAATCTGTTCGAAGAACCTCCATCAAATCTTGTGTACGGATCGCCGCCATCTCCACCGGGGACTAGAAGTAGGCTCCAGGCCTCCGCCGCCTGACCAGCCAGCCGTCGCGCCGCGCGAGCAGCATGGCCACCCACACGCCCCAGCCACGCCATCGGAGAGCCCTACACCAGACCCCGCCACCGGCCCACGAGAGGACGAGGCCACGTACGCCCAACAGCCACCGCCGCCAGCCCGTGCCATCTCGCCGCCGCGCCCCACGGCCGCGCCTCGCCGCCACTAGAAGAAAGCGCCCCGCGCCGCCATCCTCGGGCAGGA
This DNA window, taken from Triticum aestivum cultivar Chinese Spring chromosome 1D, IWGSC CS RefSeq v2.1, whole genome shotgun sequence, encodes the following:
- the LOC123181736 gene encoding pentatricopeptide repeat-containing protein At3g62470, mitochondrial, with the translated sequence MATKPYYAVPLTQHYSMAVKPKPATSACLAAAVHGDLKIAGAALLAAAGALRGDGAAVPLPGAPYPRPHRHIYRPHGPLPPLLPLPCRPPHLAPPLPAPHLTSAAINLRGEGAGAGLLPSRALPLLSARSRSLHAASLAWGADAPFRLAGSRCLSTSTSSASEDDDEGGSPPQVPSSHPEHVGRLCAAIADVITAGADANLEAALSALSLPLSEALVIAVLDRFNHAHKPSRRFFQWAAASGGFAHTPVTYCKMLHILGKARQFETMVALVHEMGKAGALCMDAFKISIKSFAAAGEIKNAVGVFEMMRVNGFDDGVESFNCLLFALAHEGLGKEAAQVFSRMHERYTPDLRSYTAMLMAWCNGKNLVEAGRVWNEMLEKGMKPDVVVHNTMIEGLLRGQRRPEAVKMFELMKAKGPPPNVWTYTMLIRDHCKRGKMDMAKRWFEEMQEDGCQPDVATYTCLLVGYGNAKRMDRVTAMLEEMAQKGCPPDGRTYNALIKLLKNRNMPDDAVRIYKKMINKGLEPTIHTYNMMMKLYFLRGTNYAMGCAVWDEMHRKGICPDVNAYTVFINGHIRHGRPEEACKFIEEMIQKGMKAPQIDYNKFAADFSKAGKPDILFELAQKVKFTGKFDESNVFHQWGERMRSRVKQAVPNQTRSRTL
- the LOC123169169 gene encoding uncharacterized protein; translated protein: MTAIELEARDEPMEQQDGLSSSSSYASSFYAMRQCRICHEEEDESCAAMESPCACSGSLKYAHRGCVQRWCDEKGSTLCEICLQGFEPGYTVPPKKAPAVEVLVTVSEDEDEEEELDGHQGMQYAPSDGPMDGPDAVGCSWCRPLAITFTIILLVWHLIAVVTIEAAEHCAFSLLTMYILRAAGILLPLYAVMRVICMIQHGRRQYRLHQLLEEQRRRNASRRSQEQQQLVISIQ